TTATTCTGGAAGAACTATTAGATGCTGAATTGCAAAATAAATCTCTGCTTGATATGGGGTGCGGAACTTCTATTCTGGCAATTCTTGCTGCAATGCGAGGTGCTAAACCAATTACAGCCATTGATATTGATACCTGGTGTGTAGACAATTCAAAAGAAAATATCCTTTTAAATAATGTAGACAACATTACAGTAGAACTGGGAGATGCAAGTTCTCTTCAGGGAAGAGCGCCTTTTGATGTTATTATTGCCAATATCAACCGGAATATATTGTTGCAGGACATGAACAGCTATACTGCATGTATGCACAAAAATTCAGAGATTTACATGAGTGGATTTTATGTCTCAGACGTACCTATGATTCAGGAAAAAGCAAAAAGCCTTGGTCTTAAATTTATTTATCATAAAGAAAAGAACAACTGGGCTGTAGTTAAACTTATAATGGAATAAGATTATTGATTTTTCATTATAGAAACCCGAGAGGTCTGAGTTACAGAGTTGGTTCGTTCTTTTGAATTTTCAGGATAAAAAACAAAAACCAAAGCAACCAATATAAGAATATACAAGATCATTTGTCCTGCTATTTTAATAATTTCCTTTGCCATGACACAATTGTAATTAGTTTATATAGTTAATGTTTCAAATTACTATATAAACGAAACTACATATAGCTTATTGTATTTTGGAAGAGCTATTTTTTTTGAGGGTCATTGCTTTTAATTCGTCCAATGTTCCATTGAAAATATTAAGATCCACATTTTCTTTCACACCGGGGATAGAGCCAACATCTGTATGTTGCCAGAACTTCCATTTTCCTTTATATTGTACTGAATCAACATAATAATGGGCAATCCAATAAGGATATCTATTAAAAATAGAATCATTCAAATAACTTGTCTTAAACTTATAGGATGTATAAATAATTGGTTTCACTCCATAATGGGCCTCAACAATATCTAGCCATAGCTTAACAGCTTTAACCAGGCTTTTACTGGTATGCATTCCTTTTTTCTCAACATCAAGAACCGGTGGAAGATCAGCACTATCCAACTTTACGGTGTTTATGAAAAATTCCGCCTGCTTGGCAGCAGGTGCTCCCGGATTGAAATAATGATAAGCGCCGCGAATAAATCCATACTGACGAGCTAAATCAAAGTTTTTCTGGAAATTATTATCACTGTGATCACCTCCTTCGGTAGCTTTAACAAAAACAAACTGCAAGGGATATTCCGGAGCCTGATACTTAACCAGTTCTTCCCAATTAATCTCCCCTTGATAATGAGAAATATCTATGCCATGAACTTCAAAGCCCAGAGGCATGCAAACCCCGTACTCTTTATCACCATTACAATGTTTCCACCTATATGAATAGGGACGAATAAAGAACCAATAAAACAGTGCAGAAAAGAATAAAATCACAATTATACTCAGCACACGAACCAACCAACGAGGTAAATCTCTCGGCGTTCCCTTTCTTTTACGGCCTTTGCCTGCAGAGGAGGATTTCTTCTTTACAGAAACCTTCTTACGCGTTTTTTGCTGGCCATTAACTGCTGACATGGGATTTTTATTCATTTATAAAAAAGCATCTTATCGTTTAAAAAAAGTTTCACCACAAATTCCACAGACTAAGCAAATAATAAATATATGTATTTCAAATATAATTTTTTACGCAATCTGAGTAATTTGTGGCGAATCTATTATAGAGTCAATAATCTATTGACTAGTATTTATTTACCTTGTTCCAATTGCAATGTTTTGGTCGGCTGATCACAAACTTCTGTTGGACCAAAATACTGAATAGGACCTGGATATACGTAATCTGTATTTACAGCCCATTCGTCACGTTTTGCAGCAAAAGCAAGGAATGGTTTGCCATCAAGTTTCACTAACGCTTTTTGGATAACCGGTTTCATTTCACCATGACGTTTTTCCATATTCATCATCATAGTAATTGGAACACCACCAGCAATCCATTGATCAGCAGGAGCAGTAGTATTTCTGATTGAAGACATATATCCGGTTTTGCCATTAGCAATCAAGGCAGAAGCTGCATAACCAAGTGAATAACAATAGTCAGCATCATAATTTGAAGGAGCAGCACAACGTCCTTCGTAACCGAAGAAGTGAACTTGTGAAGCAAACTTACCTACAAATTTACCTTGTTCTTTCCACTCTGCCAGTTTATTACCAACCATTTCGGCAAGCAGTTTTTCTGTTTCAATAAGTGAAACCTGAACATTTCCGTGAGGATCGCGGTCTAATGTTAACTGACGAGCTACACCTTCTGGAAGACTTGCATAAATTTCAGCATTAACCTTTGACAGTTTAGAGATGATATAATCACGTTGGTGAGATTTCTTAATATGAGAGAATTCTTCAGCATTGCTTGCAAGGAAATCATTCAGTTCAGAAATCAAAGCCTTCATTGCAGGGATAAACTCAATCAGACCTTCAGGAATCAGAACGGTTCCAAAATTCTTACCTTGTGCTGCACGAGCTGCTACTGCATTAGCTACATAAGTAACAACATCATCAAGAGACATGTTCTTTGCTTCAACTTCTTCAGAAACGATGCAGATATTTGGCTGAACCTGCAATGCACATTCCAAAGCAATGTGAGAAGCTGAACGACCCATCAATTTAATGAAGTGCCAGTATTTACGAGCAGAGTTACAATCTCTCTGGATATTACCAATAACTTCAGAGTAAACTTTACATGCTGTATCAAAACCAAAAGAAGTTTCGATCATTTCATTTTTCAAGTCACCATCAATAGTTTTTGGACATCCGATTACCTGCACGCCATATTTCTTTGCTGCATAATATTCAGCCAGGACACAAGCGTTAGTGTTAGAATCATCACCACCGATAATCACGATAGCTTTGATACCTAATTCACGAATAATCTTTAATCCTTGTTCAAACTGATCTGCACTTTCAAGCTTTGTACGGCCAGACCCAATCATATCAAACCCACCAGTATTACGGTATTCATCGATAATATCAGCAGTCAGCTCCATGTAGTTATGGTCAACCAATCCACCAGGACCAAGAATAAATCCATAAAGTTTGCTATCCGGATTTAGCTTCTTTACTCCATCAAAGATACCAGATATCACATTGTGACCACCAGGAGCCTGTCCACCTGAAAGTATAACTCCCACATTAATAGCAGGACATTCTACTGTTTCATTAGATTCAACGAATTTAACGATAGGCATTCCATAAGTATTTGGAAATAATTCCTTAATTGCATGCTGGTCGGCAACTGATTGTGTTGGCTCTCCTTCGCTTGCTTTTACCTTACCACGAAGAGCTTTGGGTAATTTTGGCTGATAAGCCGCTCTGGCAATTTGTAATGCGCTTTTAGTCATTTTAATTAAATTTGTTTAAAGTGTTTAGGTACTTAATATATTAAGTGATGCAAATTTCGCTTTTTTTTCTGAATAATAAAAGCCAATCCAAGTTTAAAACTACAATTTAATATAAATTTAGTAGTTATTTAAAGCCCAAAAACAGACGATATAATCAATTAAAAATAGTATAAAATTGTATTACCATCAACACACAGATATTTCTTAATAAACAATTCTAAACGAAATATTACCTATAAGAAAGTGATAATATTTACAGTTTAAGAAGAGCATGCCTGTACATCCAGACAAAAACAATAAATACACTCCGTCAGAAGCAACAGATATACCCGGATAAATAAAAAAAATCTTAAATTTTATTAGTAAAAACAATGAAGCAACTTCAGAAAAAGTCGTTATCTTTACCAAGATTTCATTTAGTATTAACTTAAAAACAAAAAGATCATGGCAAGCAGAAAAGATTTAAAGAAGCATGTAAACTATATTTCAGGGGAATTATTCACAGAGTGTATGATAAATAGCTTATACGTTCCTGGAACAGATAAGGTAAAAGCTGACGAGTTAATGGCTCAGGTTCTTGAATTGCAACAGGAATTTATCAGCCGCATCAGCCATACTCAACCTGGTAAAGTTAAACAATACTATAAAAAATTCCATCAGGATTTCAACAGTCGCATGGAAGCACTAATTGAAAGTATTGCTGCATTGAGCTAATATTAGTTTCAACTAAAATAATGAAAAAAGCAATTTTTAGTTTTATCTATCACAAATTAATGGGATGGAAATCGGTAGTAAAAGTAGAGGATTACGATAAACAAATTATCTGTGCTGCTCCGCATACCAGTAACTGGGATTTTATTATAGGCAAATTATTTTATGCTGCTATAGGAAGAGAAACCGGCTTTATGATGAAAAAAGAGTGGTTCTTCTTTCCATTGGGAAGTCTCCTTAGATCAATGGGGGGGATTCCTGTAAACAGAGATAAGAAAAATTCTATGGTGGAACAAGTTGTCAGGGTAATTAAGGAAAGCAAAAAATTTAGTTTAGCAATCACTCCAGAAGCAACCCGATCAAGAAATCCACATTGGAAAAAAGGCTTCTATTATATTGCAATGAAAGCTAATATTCCCATTGTGTTAGTAGCTATAGACTATTCAACTAAGACAATAACTTCGGAAAAAGTAATTACTCCTTCCGGAGATATTGAAAAAGACATGCGTGAGATAAAACTTTATTTTAACCAATTTAAAGGGAAGAACCCAGAAAACTTTACAACCGGATTATAAGAGAAAGAAAATGAAGACGGCTTTGCGTATTTCACTGGTACAGATAGACATTGCCTGGGAAAACAAACAAGAGAATCTTCGCAGGCTTGAAGTTAAACTTCGGGCATTAAGCGGAAAAACGGACTTGGTTGTGCTTCCCGAAATGTTTTCTACTGGTTTTACAATGCAAAGCCATCTTTTTGCTGAAACAATTAATGGAGAGACCTTAACTACACTCCGGCAGTGGTCAAAGGAATACAATATAGCTCTTGCCGGCAGTTTTATTTGTCTTGAAGACGAAAAGTTCTTTAACAGAGCATTCTTCTTATCTCCTGACGGTGTAGAACACTTTTATGATAAGCACCATCTTTTCAGGATGGGCAACGAACCCCAACACTTTTCAGCAGGCGATCAGCGATGCATTTTCTCATGGCAAGGCTGGAAAATTTGCCTGATGATTTGTTACGATCTGCGTTTTCCCGTATGGTGCAGAAATGTAATCAACGAATACGACCTTCTTGTCTTTGTAGCAAACTGGCCTACTCCCCGAAACCGTGCCTGGGATACTTTATTATGTGCGCGTGCTCTGGAAAATCAAAGTTATGTATGTGGTGTAAACCGTGTGGGTGTCGATGGAATGGGTATTCACTACTCAGGAAATTCAGCTCTATATAATATGAAAGGAGAAAATCTTATCAACTTTGCAAAAGATGAAGAAGGAATCCGCACTATTAATATCGATTTAGACTCTCTTCGTTCGTTTCGTGCTAAATTCCCGGCATGGAGGGATGCCGACTTCTTCGCCCTCTAATTAAACACTTATTAAGTTTTATATAAAAATATTTAGTGATTAAATAATAAAATTATTTATTAAACTACCATTATCATTATTAAAAGGTTGATTAAATAAGAAGAATAGCATATCTTTGTGACTCTCATAAATCTAATCGTAATAAAAAAATGTATAATGAAGACTAATCTAAGTTCGCAAATTACATTAAATCGGGTCTCACCCAAATACTATAAGCCCGAAAATGCTTTTGAACGTTCAGTTCTAACTCGCTTTGAAAAAATCCCCACAGACATCTATGAATCCGTGGAAGAAGGTGCTCGCCAGATTGCAGCAGAAATAGCTCTTACTATAAGAGAGAAGCAAAAAGCAGGACGATTCTGCGTAATGGCTCTTCCCGGAGGTAATTCACCACGTTCCGTATTCGATGAGCTAATCCGTATGCATCGTGAAGAAGAGCTTAGCTTCCGTAATGTTATTGTGTTTAATATTTATGAATATTATCCTTTAGCATCAGAAGCAATGAACAGCAACCTGAAAACTTTACAGGAAATGTTTCTTGACCATGTAGATATCAACAAACAAAATATCTTTAGTCCTGACGGAACTATAGCAAAAGATACTATTTTTGAATATTGCAGACTTTACGAGCAACGAATTGAAAGTTTTGGCGGCATAGATATTTTACTATTAGGCATCGGTCGTGTAGGAAATATCGGTTTTAACGAACCAGGTTCACAAGCAAACTCTAACACTCGTCTTATTTTACTGGACAATACATCCCGTAATGATGCAGCTAAAATTTTCGGAGGTACAGAAAATGTACCTGTAAGTTCTATCACAATGGGTATTGCAACCATCCTTGCTGCAAAGAAGATATTCCTGATGGCATGGGGAGACGACAAGGCTCAAATGATAAAAGAGACTGTTGAAGGAAAAGTAAGTGACGTTATTCCTGCATCTTATTTACAGATGCACAATAGTACCCGGGTAGCACTCGACCTATCTGCCGCATCTAATCTCACACGCATTCAGCGCCCTTGGCTGGTTACTTCTTGTGAATGGAACGATAAACTAATCCGCAGTGCAATTGTATGGCTTTGTATGTTAACAAAAAAGCCTATTCTTAAGTTAACAAACAAGGATTATAACGAAAACGGATTAAGTGAATTACTAGCCCTCTACGGATCTGCATATAATGTAAACATCAAGATATTCAATGATTTACAGCATACCATCACCGGATGGCCGGGAGGTAAACCAAATGCCGACGACACCTATCGTCCGGAACGTGCAAAACCTTATCCAAAGCGTATTATAGTCTTTTCCCCACACCCTGACGATGATGTAATTTCCATGGGAGGAACAGTAAGACGACTTGTGGAACAGAAGCATGATGTACACATTGCATACGAAACATCTGGAAACATTGCTGTGGGAGATGAAGAAGTAATTCGATTTATGCACTTCATCAACGGTTTCAATCAACTATTTGATGCAAAAAGTGAAATTATTGATAAGAAATATAAAGACATTCGTTCCTTTATTAATAATAAGAAAGAAAGTGATTTTGACAATGCAGATATGCTTCGCTTAAAAGGATTAATCCGCCGTGGAGAAGCCCGTACTGCTTGTGCGTATGCCGGAATAAAATCCGATCATGTTCACTTCCTTGATCTCCCATTTTATGAAACAGGAAAGATTCAGAAATCACCTATCTCTGAAAAGGATGTTGAGATTGTACGTGCTTTACTTCAGGAAGTTAAGCCTCACCAAATCTTTGTAGCCGGTGACCTTGCCGACCCGCACGGAACACACCGCGTTTGTACGGATTCTGTTCTTGCAGCAATTGACTTGGAAAAAGGAGAAAAATGGATAAAAGACTGTCGCATCTGGATGTATCGTGGTGCTTGGGCTGAATGGGAAATAGAAAACATTGAAATGGCAGTACCTATTTCACCGGAAGAATTAAGATTAAAAAGAAATACAATTCTGAAACATCAATCACAGATGGAAGGTGCTCCGTTCCTTGGAAATGATGAACGCCTGTTCTGGCAGCGTTCAGAAGACCGAAACCGCGGAACTGCAGCATTATATGATAGTCTTGGATTGGCTTCCTACGAAGCAATCGAAGCTTTTGTAGAGTACATTCCTCTATAAGCAGTAACAAAAAAGAAATACCAATCCACAGATTAACACAGATTAGCAATAAATTCTGTGAGAATCTGTGGATTCTGTGTGTTTAAAAGTGTACTTTTGTGTGTAAAATTACGACAGATGAAGAAACAATATATACTATTTTTCCTTTTAATTATTTTTGCGACAAAAGGTTTCGCACAAGATATTGATAAAAATGTAGAGGAACGCTTAAAGAATTTCTTTGAGAACTATACTTGTTCAACCGCTCAAATAGGAAAATGTAAATTAAACAGCTTTAAACTCGATTTCGATGCAAAGAAGCTGGACATATACTCAGGAGAAAATTTTTCCTATCAGCCATTTCTACCCGAAACGGTAGAAGGTATATATCGCCATCTGTCACAAATACTACCCGGTCCGGTATGCTATTTCAAAACAACCGTTTATACAGATGGTAAATCCATAGAAGAACTTATTCCAAACATTTACAGAAAAAAAAGAAAAGATAAATCCCGTATACTGGGAGACATCAATTATCAGGATGCTCCGTGGGTTAAGAATGTTTCACGCCCAATTGATATTTCACGAGGGCTGCAAAGCAGACACATCGCTCTCTGGCAAAGTCATGGAAAGTATTTCAAGAATGGGAATGGAAACAACAATGGAAACGGAGCCAGTAATGGAAATGGTGACGGTAACGGCCACAAAATCAGTAATGGTAGCTGGCTGTGGCAACGCCCACGATTATTTTGCACAACAGAAGATCTTTTTACCCAATCAATAATTCTTCCTTATGTAATTCCTATGCTTGAGAATGCCGGGGCAGATGTCTTTACTCCCCGTGAACGTGATACACAAAAGAACGAAGTAATTGTTGACAACGATAATCCCCGGTCGGGTTCACTTTATATTGAGGTAAAGAGTAGAAAAGCCTACTGGAATACACCCGATGTAACTGGTTTTGCTCAGAAAAAGAATATCTATCAGGATGGTGAGAATCCATTTACTGATGGTACGGCCCGGTATGCAAAAACGGAAAAGAAAAAGAACCGGGCATTTGCTGAATGGGTACCCACTATTCCCGAAGAGGGAAATTATGCTGTCTATGTATCATATCAAACACTTCCTGAAAGTGTGGCAGATGCCAAATATACTGTTTTCCACAAAGGAGGAGCAACAGAATTTACTGTAAACCAAAAAATTGGCGGAGGTACATGGGTTTATCTTGGAACCTTTACTTTCGATAAAGGATCTAACGATTACGGAATGGTAGTGCTAAGCAACGAAAGCAAGGAAAAAGGAGTTGTTTGCGCAGATGCCGTTCGTTTTGGAGGTGGAATGGGCAACATTGTCCGTGGAGGAGCAGTCAGCGGTTTGCCACGTTATCTGGAGGGAGCCCGTTACTCGGCACAATGGGCCGGTATGCCCTACTCTATTTATGGAGATGAAAAGCGAGCTAATGATTATGCCGATGATATTAACACTCGTTCGCGCATGGTTAATTACTTATCCGGCAGTTCTGTTTACAACCCTAAAGAGAAAGGACTCGGCGTTCCTTTTGAGATGACCATGGCATTGCACAGTGACGCAGGATATACTTCAAACGGTGGAACTATAGGCTCACTAGGTGTTTATACTACCGACTTTAATGACAGCAAGTTACATTCCGGAATTTCCCGTTATGCTTCCAGAGATTTGACTGATATAATGATTACTCAGTTAAAATCGGATATCAATTCACGGTTTGATGTGCAATGGAATCGCAGAGGAATGTGGGACAAGAATTATAGTGAAACCAGACTTCCGGCTGTTCCATCAATGATTCTCGAATTTCTTTCCCATCAAAACTTTGCAGATATGACTCTGGGACACGATCCCAACTTTAAATTCACTGTGGGACGTTCTATTTATAAATCCATTCTTCGTTTTGTCACTTCTCAGCACGATGAAGATTACGTGGTTCAACCACTTCCTGTGAACCACTTTGCTATTAAATTCGGGAATAAGAAGAACACGGTCAGTCTTTCATGGAAAGCTGTGGAAGATCCATTGGAATCATCGGCAAAACCTCATAACTATATTGTTTACACCCGCATTGGCAACTTTGGATTCGACAACGGCGTGCTGGTAGAAGGAACATCATACACGGCAAAAATTGAACCGGAACTGGTATACAGTTTCAAGGTGACTGCCGTAAACAAGGGAGGAGAAAGTTTCTCGTCTGAGATTCTTTCGGCGTACAAAGCTAAACGCGAAAAAGAAAGAGTACTTATTGTTAACGGATTCGACCGTATCAGCGGACCGGCTATCATCAATACTCCGGATTCTTTAGGGTTTGATTTGAAGAAAGATCCGGGAGTGTCTTATCAATATAACATCTCCTATTGCGGAGCTCAAACCGGATTTAACCGTAAAAATGCAGGTAAAGAAACTTCAGATGGTTTAGGTTATAGCGGTAGTGAGCTGGAAGGCGTTCGTATTGCCGGAAACACATTCGATTATCCTTTCATACATGGAAAAGCAATTCAAGCAATGCCCGGATACTCATTTGTATCGTGCAGTAACGAAGCTGTGGAAAGCGGACGAGTAAAATTAAACGATTACCATCTAGTAGATTATATTCTGGGATTACAAAAGGAAGATTCTACAACATCCAGGTTTATAAACGAAAAATACAAGACATTCACTCCAAAAATGCAGCAACTAATTGCACAATATTGCAAGCGTGGAGGTAATATTCTGGTGAGTGGTTCTTATCTGGGTAGTGATATGAACAGTTCTTTTGAGGAGAAAAGTTTTACTGAAGATATACTAAAATACAGCTTCCAGAATAGTATGCAAAACAGTGGTTCAGGAGATATCTTTGGTTTAGGACTCACATTCGCCATTCCACGTGAAGTAAATGAGCATATTTATTCCGTTCCTGCTCCGGATTGCATTGTTCCTGTATCTCCCGCTTTCCCTGTGCTAAAATATTCAGGTGGAAATTATGGTGCCGCAACTGCTTATAAAGGTGATTATCGTACGTTTATCATGGGATTCCCATTTGAAACAATCGACACTGAAGAACACCGGGCAAAAATCATGGCAGGAATCCTTCAGTTTTTAGGGGGAAGATAGGTGGAGTCTCATTATTATTTATATCTTTGTCAGAAGTAAAAACCTAAAACAAAGATACCATGTACACAATACAAGCAAATGCGTCAGGCACCAGAAGTATGGAAATCTCAGAAGAGAACCTGCTAACTATTCACAAATACATGTTGTTCCAACATTTAATAAGTTGCACAGGTGTAGTTGAGGAACAAGATCTGGATAAATTAAAAATGAATGTCCGTTCATTGATTGCCGCACAGGAAACTGACTGCAAAGATTTATTGGACCTTTGCATTGATGTTATCTATCACAACAACATGAAAGCGTTTGGTCTGCAGCAATTAATCAATCTCTTTAAAGAATGGGAAGCCAAACTTCCTGTAGAAATAGAAGCTATTCCCGAATAATTTTCAGGAACTACATATTATCACACAAGGTGAAGAACGTGCATTTTACCTTAATATTCAATCATATTAAGGTAAAATCCGTATCTTTGCAGCCATGAAAGAGTACAAACTAACAGATTGGCTGCCTACCACTAAAAAAGAAGTGGAGCTGCGTGGATGGAATGAGGTAGACGTAATCCTTTTCTCCGGGGATGCTTATGTAGATCATCCTTCATTCGGAGCCGCAGTCATCGGACGTATTCTTGAAGTTCAGGGACTTCGGGTGGCTATTATTCCGCAACCAAACTGGCGGGATGACCTTCGTGACTTTAAAAAGCTGGGACGCCCTCGTTTATTCTTTGGCATTGCTCCCGGAAGCATGGACTCTATGGTTAATCACTATACTGCCAACCGCAGATTAAGATCGGATGATGCTTATACTCCGGATGGCCGTGCGGATATGCGTCCCGACTATCCAACCATTGTTTATACTCAGATTCTTAAAAAGCTATATCCTGATGTTCCCGTAGTATTGGGAGGAATTGAAGCGTCTATGCGCCGACTTACCCATTATGATTACTGGCAGGACAAACTGCTTAAAAGTATCTTAGTAGATTCGGGTGCTGATCTTTTGATTTATGGAATGGGAGAAAAGCCTATTACAGAGCTTTGTCGTCAGATGCAGGAAGGAATTCCACTTCTTAAAATCACCGATATTCCTCAGACTGTAATTGTGAGAAAGAAAGGTGAAGTACCAAACGAAGATAAAACAACTGATATTCTGCTTCATTCTCACGAAGAATGTCTGAAAGATAAAAAGAAACAGGCAGAAAACTTTCGCCATATTGAGGAAGAAAGTAATAAGATGGAAGCGTCACGCATTCTGCAACATGTAGATAATAATGTTGTGATAGTGAATCCTCCTTACCCTCCAATGACTGAAGCTGAGCTGGACAGATCTTTTGATTTGCCCTACACTCGTCTTCCTCACCCTAAATATAAAGGGAAAAGAATTCCGGCTTATGATATGATTAAGTTTTCCGTTAACATCCATCGCGGTTGTTTTGGCGGATGTGCTTTCTGTACCATATCGGCTCATCAGGGAAAATTCATTGTGTCACGCAGTAAAGCCTCTATTTTAAAGGAGGTAAAGGAAGTGATAGAGCTACCCGATTTTAAGGGATACCTGAGTGATCTTGGCGGACCATCGGCAAATATGTACCGCATGGGCGGAAAGGATCTCAATGTTTGCCGGAAGTGCAAACGTCCTTCTTGCATTCATCCAAAGGTTTGCCCCAACTTAAACACAGATCACCGGCCACTGCTGGATATTTATCATTCAGTAGATGCGATAAAAGGAATAAAGAAATCATTTATTGGTAGCGGAGTGCGTTATGATTTATTGCAGTACGACAGTAAGGACCCGGCAATAAACCGCTCAACAGCTGAGTATACCCGCGAACTGATAGCCAAACATGTGAGCGGACGACTCAAGGTTGCTCCGGAACATACTTCAGACCGTGTGCTTAACATTATGCGCAAACCTTCGTTTTCACAGTTTCAGCAGTTCAAGAAAACCTTTGATAAGTTGAACAGGGAACTAAACATGAACCAGCAACTTATTCCTTATTTTATATCTTCTCACCCGGGATGCAAGGAAGAAGACATGGCCGAACTTGCGGTAATAACGAAGAACCTGGATTTCCGATTGGAACAGGTGCAGGACTTTACTCCTACCCCGATGACTATTGCCACGGAAGCTTACTATACCGGATTTCATCCGTACACACTGGAGCCTATTTTCGCTGCCCATAATCCGAAAGAAAAACTAGCTCAGCGTCAGTTCTTTTTCTGGTACCAGCGCGAATACAAGAATCAGATTATTTCCGAACTAAAGAAACTGGGCAGAAAAGATTTGATTGATAAGCTATACGGAAAATAAGCAATACTTGCCTTCCGTGAACCATTCTCCAATAAATTAAATCCATTGGAGAATGGCTGAAAATTATTGGCGAATAACCGGAAATTCTTTCCGGTTTGGTTTCCTCCAAACTCACGCCTGCTTTTTGAGGAAACAGGCGGGAGTTCAAAAAAAGCAGGCGGGATATTTTTGACTTTGCACTTTTGCTAAATTCTACAAGAGATTTAAAAGCTACCATCACTCTCTCACTATTTTACACAAAGCACTAACAGTCAAATAATTAAATAGTGATGGTTGCATTTCCCGCCCTCACTTTACTCTCACTTTTCAGGGCTACCCTCACCTTTTCGGGCTATTTTTGCACTTTTTATTCACATTTTATCTTGGCATCTTTTCCAAAGGAAAACACATAGAAATCACATTAAAGTAGGTTGAAATGTAAGCGTCTCCGCGATACCATCTTGCTCGTGATGATTTAGCCTTTTATCTTTGTCTTCCAAAAAAGAAGAAAGATGAAAGCATCCGAACTATACACAAAAACAATAGAGGGCTACAAGCAGGAAATTAGTGTCAGTCTTATTACTTTGCGTGATTACTGTAAAACACATCATGTAAATTATAAGGGTATTCAACTCTGGATGTCCAGAAATTCAATTACTGTAGCCCAGTTGAAAAGAGAAATCACTGTGCATTCTGATTCTTCTTCTGATTTTTCGGTTGTCCAAACAGAATCAGGGCAACGGATTTATCCTCTATCTTTTCAGACAGGGGGAGTTCAAAAAGAAGACATCTGTAAGAACACTTATTCATGTGTGAAAGGAGTGAATATAACTTTCCCCGATGGAGTGATTGTTTC
This genomic interval from uncultured Bacteroides sp. contains the following:
- a CDS encoding amidohydrolase, whose translation is MKTALRISLVQIDIAWENKQENLRRLEVKLRALSGKTDLVVLPEMFSTGFTMQSHLFAETINGETLTTLRQWSKEYNIALAGSFICLEDEKFFNRAFFLSPDGVEHFYDKHHLFRMGNEPQHFSAGDQRCIFSWQGWKICLMICYDLRFPVWCRNVINEYDLLVFVANWPTPRNRAWDTLLCARALENQSYVCGVNRVGVDGMGIHYSGNSALYNMKGENLINFAKDEEGIRTINIDLDSLRSFRAKFPAWRDADFFAL
- a CDS encoding glycoside hydrolase family 25 protein; this encodes MSAVNGQQKTRKKVSVKKKSSSAGKGRKRKGTPRDLPRWLVRVLSIIVILFFSALFYWFFIRPYSYRWKHCNGDKEYGVCMPLGFEVHGIDISHYQGEINWEELVKYQAPEYPLQFVFVKATEGGDHSDNNFQKNFDLARQYGFIRGAYHYFNPGAPAAKQAEFFINTVKLDSADLPPVLDVEKKGMHTSKSLVKAVKLWLDIVEAHYGVKPIIYTSYKFKTSYLNDSIFNRYPYWIAHYYVDSVQYKGKWKFWQHTDVGSIPGVKENVDLNIFNGTLDELKAMTLKKNSSSKIQ
- a CDS encoding 1-acyl-sn-glycerol-3-phosphate acyltransferase → MKKAIFSFIYHKLMGWKSVVKVEDYDKQIICAAPHTSNWDFIIGKLFYAAIGRETGFMMKKEWFFFPLGSLLRSMGGIPVNRDKKNSMVEQVVRVIKESKKFSLAITPEATRSRNPHWKKGFYYIAMKANIPIVLVAIDYSTKTITSEKVITPSGDIEKDMREIKLYFNQFKGKNPENFTTGL
- the prmA gene encoding 50S ribosomal protein L11 methyltransferase: MRYFEVTFKTNPCTATVNDVLSAILGEIGFESFVEENDGIKGYIQQPVYDEATLKEAIANIPLEDVTISYDTQLMEDKDWNEEWEKNFFQPIVIGNRCAIHSTFHKDVPKAEYDILINPQMAFGTGHHETTSLILEELLDAELQNKSLLDMGCGTSILAILAAMRGAKPITAIDIDTWCVDNSKENILLNNVDNITVELGDASSLQGRAPFDVIIANINRNILLQDMNSYTACMHKNSEIYMSGFYVSDVPMIQEKAKSLGLKFIYHKEKNNWAVVKLIME
- a CDS encoding diphosphate--fructose-6-phosphate 1-phosphotransferase; this translates as MTKSALQIARAAYQPKLPKALRGKVKASEGEPTQSVADQHAIKELFPNTYGMPIVKFVESNETVECPAINVGVILSGGQAPGGHNVISGIFDGVKKLNPDSKLYGFILGPGGLVDHNYMELTADIIDEYRNTGGFDMIGSGRTKLESADQFEQGLKIIRELGIKAIVIIGGDDSNTNACVLAEYYAAKKYGVQVIGCPKTIDGDLKNEMIETSFGFDTACKVYSEVIGNIQRDCNSARKYWHFIKLMGRSASHIALECALQVQPNICIVSEEVEAKNMSLDDVVTYVANAVAARAAQGKNFGTVLIPEGLIEFIPAMKALISELNDFLASNAEEFSHIKKSHQRDYIISKLSKVNAEIYASLPEGVARQLTLDRDPHGNVQVSLIETEKLLAEMVGNKLAEWKEQGKFVGKFASQVHFFGYEGRCAAPSNYDADYCYSLGYAASALIANGKTGYMSSIRNTTAPADQWIAGGVPITMMMNMEKRHGEMKPVIQKALVKLDGKPFLAFAAKRDEWAVNTDYVYPGPIQYFGPTEVCDQPTKTLQLEQGK